One genomic window of Plasmodium falciparum 3D7 genome assembly, chromosome: 10 includes the following:
- a CDS encoding RNA methyltransferase, putative: MKTEEKKSLQEKEENNCNDDNLPTNVDINDNNMNNISYINDKLKKDSYEKIKTYVVIYNIGKKKNVGCIVRSCVAFNVHKIFIVGKRKKEINFFGNMGTYDYITIEYFDNIYELKEYLTKHDILLYACEISVNALSITTNPYEHKDTAFLFGNEGTGIHDNVLKICDKIIYIPQYGKGTASLNVSVSCAIILQNFAVWANYEQTEIKNKKFIVQKKMSKLQKYLNPTDDMLKQIHFKRSLRSQKKKENHIISFENFI, translated from the coding sequence GGAAAATAATtgtaatgatgataatttacCTACAAATGTCGATATAAATgacaataatatgaataacatatcatatataaatgataaattaaaaaaagattcatatgaaaaaattaaaacatatgttgttatatataacataggaaagaagaaaaatgtgGGATGTATAGTTCGAAGTTGTGTTGCTTTTAAtgttcataaaatatttattgttggtaaaagaaagaaagaaataaatttcTTTGGTAATATGGGtacatatgattatataacgatagaatattttgataatatttatgaattaaaggaatatttaacaaaacatgatatattattatatgcatGTGAAATTAGTGTTAATGCTTTATCCATTACTACAAATCCATATGAACATAAAGATACAGCTTTTTTATTTGGAAATGAAGGAACAGGTATTCATGAcaatgttttaaaaatatgtgacaaaattatttacattcCACAATATGGGAAAGGTACTGCTTCATTAAACGTATCTGTATCTTGTGCtattattttacaaaattttgCTGTGTGGGCAAATTATGAACAAAccgaaataaaaaataaaaaatttattgtacaaaaaaaaatgagtaaattgcaaaaatatttaaatccTACGGATGATATGTTGAAACAAATACATTTTAAAAGATCCTTAAGAtctcagaaaaaaaaagaaaatcatataatatcatttgaAAACTTTatatga
- a CDS encoding calmodulin, putative: MQVNFPEDKIDLFEKNFNLIDNNNDKKISPEEFKILIRVLGQTINEKDLDEIINKHFEDGIEECDKEQKDNDEKNNKSINSIKKKYDIKNSISKFSNIKSNEEKTQNSLIKNKDHLNEKIINKKHINFEEFLKIFMNIYTQPISLHELIKYFQIFDNENKGYMDMEKLKYILMNSDEKITDEDFKFFLDSINFKNVDKIDYVILSKMIKNLC, encoded by the coding sequence ATGCAGGTGAATTTCCCAGAAGACAAAATTGATTtgtttgaaaaaaatttcaaCTTAATTgacaacaataatgataaaaaaattagcCCAGAAGAATTTAAAATACTCATACGCGTCCTGGGGCAAACAATAAACGAAAAAGATCTggatgaaataataaataagcaTTTTGAAGATGGTATAGAAGAATGTGATAAAGAACAAAAggataatgatgaaaaaaataataaatctattaatagtataaaaaaaaaatatgatattaaaaattcaATATCCAAATttagtaatataaaaagtaatgaagaaaaaacacaaaattctttaattaaaaataaggatcatttaaatgaaaaaataataaataaaaaacatattaactttgaagaatttttaaaaatttttatgaatatatatactcaACCTATATCATTACATGAATTAATCAAATATTTTCAAATCTttgataatgaaaataaaggTTATATGGATATGgagaaattaaaatatattcttatgaATTCTGATGAAAAAATTACAGATGAGGACTTTAAATTCTTTTTGGACTCAATAAATTTCAAAAACGTAGATAAAATAgattatgttattttatcgaaaatgataaaaaatttatgttaA
- a CDS encoding ookinete surface protein P28, protein MNTYFKVLLFLFIQLYITLNKARVTENTICKYGYLIQMSNHYECKCIEGYVLINEDTCGKKVVCDKVENSFKACDEYAYCFDLGNKNNEKQIKCMCRTEYTLTAGVCVPNVCRDKVCGKGKCIVDPANSLTHTCSCNIGTILNQNKLCDIQGDTPCSLKCAENEVCTLEGNYYTCKEDPSSNGGGNTVDQADTSYSVINGVTLTHVLIVCSIFIKLLI, encoded by the coding sequence atgaatacatattttaaggtacttctttttttatttattcaacTTTACATAACGTTGAATAAGGCTCGGGTTACTGAAAAtacaatatgtaaatatggTTATTTAATTCAGATGAGTAATCATTATGAATGTAAGTGTATTGAAggatatgtattaataaatgaGGACACGTGTGGAAAAAAAGTAGTCTGTGATAAAGTTGAAAATTCATTTAAAGCTTGTGATGAATACGCTTACTGTTTCGATTTAGgaaataagaataatgaaAAACAGATAAAATGTATGTGCAGAACAGAATATACTTTAACTGCTGGAGTATGTGTTCCTAATGTTTGTCGAGATAAAGTATGTGGTAAAGGAAAATGTATAGTAGATCCTGCAAATTCTTTAACACATACATGCTCATGCAATATAGGTACCATACTTAACCAGAATAAATTATGTGATATACAAGGTGATACACCATGTTCATTAAAATGTGCAGAAAATGAAGTGTGTACATTAGAAggaaattattatacatgTAAAGAAGATCCTTCATCTAACGGAGGAGGAAATACTGTGGACCAGGCTGATACATCATATAGTGTAATAAACGGAGTAACCCTAACACACGTTCTGATTGTATGctcaatatttattaaattgttaatataa
- a CDS encoding ookinete surface protein P25 — MNKLYSLFLFLFIQLSIKYNNAKVTVDTVCKRGFLIQMSGHLECKCENDLVLVNEETCEEKVLKCDEKTVNKPCGDFSKCIKIDGNPVSYACKCNLGYDMVNNVCIPNECKNVTCGNGKCILDTSNPVKTGVCSCNIGKVPNVQDQNKCSKDGETKCSLKCLKENETCKAVDGIYKCDCKDGFIIDNESSICTAFSAYNILNLSIMFILFSVCFFIM; from the coding sequence atgaataaactTTACAGTTtgtttcttttccttttcattCAACTTagcataaaatataataatgcgAAAGTTACCGTGGATACTGTATGCAAAAGAGGATTTTTAATTCAGATGAGTGGTCATTTGGAATGTAAATGTGAAAATGATTTGGTGTTAGTAAATGAAGAAACATGTGAAGAAAAAGTTCTGAAATGTGACGAAAAGACTGTAAATAAACCATGTGGAGATTTTTCcaaatgtattaaaataGATGGAAATCCCGTTTCATACGCTTGTAAATGTAATCTTGGATATGATATGGTAAATAATGTTTGTATACCAAATGAATGTAAGAATGTAACTTGTGGTAACGGTAAATGTATATTAGATACAAGCAATCCTGTTAAAACTGGAGTTTGCTCATGTAATATAGGCAAAGTTCCCAATGTACAAGATCAAAATAAATGTTCAAAAGATGGAGAAACCAAATGCTCATTAAAATgcttaaaagaaaatgaaaccTGTAAAGCTGTTGATGGAATTTATAAATGTGATTGTAAAGATGGATTTATAATAGATAATGAAAGCTCTATATGTACTGCTTTTTCagcatataatattttaaatctaAGCATTATGTTTATACTATTTTCAGTATgcttttttataatgtaa
- a CDS encoding MORN repeat-containing protein 1, protein MTEVTHCYNGNIKDGLFHGFGILIYSQHEKYEGDFVYGKREGRGKFTYADGATYEGEWVDDKIHGKGIANFVSGNIYEGEWENGKINGFGMLCYNNGDKYEGEWLDGKMHGRGTYTYEDGDVYIGEWKNDKRHGKGCVKYKGNENKIAETYEGDWVDGKMQGRGTYFFADGGIYEGDWVDGKMEGKGVYKYLNGNKYEGEWINDMKNGYGTLAYVNGELYEGYWKNDKVHGKGTLTYSKGDKYIGEWKYAKKCGEGELIYASGDKFKGQWKNDKANGYGILLYNNGNKYEGEWLDDHRHGMGTFTCKEDGTIYSGHFQFNRKHGKGTLTFVNGHILQGIWNSGLLEKVINYELTPSSPWNDPDL, encoded by the coding sequence atgaCTGAAGTAACACACTGCTACAATGGGAATATAAAAGACGGTCTGTTTCACGGGTTTggaatattaatatattcgcagcatgaaaaatatgaaggaGATTTTGTATATGGGAAACGAGAGGGGCGAGGAAAGTTTACTTATGCTGATGGTGCAACCTATGAAGGTGAATGGGTTGATGATAAGATACATGGGAAAGGTATTGCAAATTTTGTTAGTGGGAATATATATGAAGGAGAATGGGAGAATGGGAAGATAAATGGATTTGGTATgttatgttataataatgGTGATAAATATGAAGGAGAATGGTTAGATGGTAAAATGCATGGTCGAGGAACATATACTTATGAAGATGGCGATGTATATATAGGAGAAtggaaaaatgataaaagacATGGTAAAGGATGTGTTAAATATAAaggtaatgaaaataaaatagctGAAACATATGAAGGGGATTGGGTTGATGGGAAAATGCAGGGTAGAggaacatatttttttgctGATGGTGGTATATATGAAGGTGATTGGGTTGATGGAAAAATGGAAGGTAAAggagtatataaatatttaaatggaaataaatatgaaggGGAATGGATTAATGATATGAAAAATGGTTATGGAACACTTGCCTATGTTAATGGAGAATTATATGAAGGTTATTGGAAAAATGATAAAGTTCATGGAAAGGGTACTCTCACATATAGTAAAggagataaatatataggtGAATGGAAATATGCTAAAAAATGTGGTGAAGGAGAATTAATATATGCTTCAGGTGATAAATTTAAAGGACAATGGAAAAATGATAAAGCTAATGGATATGGTattctattatataataatggaaataaatatgaaggaGAATGGTTAGATGATCATAGACATGGTATGGGTACATTTACATGTAAAGAAGATGGTACTATTTATTCTGGACATTTCCAATTTAATAGAAAACATGGAAAAGGTACTTTAACCTTTGTTAATGGACATATACTACAGGGAATATGGAATTCAGGTTTACTTGAAAAGGTAATAAATTATGAGTTAACCCCATCTTCCCCCTGGAACGACCCCGacttgtaa
- a CDS encoding OTU-like cysteine protease encodes MSKKKRANQQKRKKKTEKKKNNYNNVESERGGITYSLINDYHDTNFKKNFYIKSIRTDGNCLFRAVSDQLYNHEENYKEIRKKVVEHLLKNEELYKNFIEYDESYKSYIERISLDGTWGGQLELQAVGEIYKVNILIYQENGCILEIKNHSDDNKCIQLHYASSEHYNSVRFKNRALDNELKSILDLREILNNKEDNDSTKTFYETTENELTDENESAQSNNIKFINKKCDENHREYYYNKLLKEEDNCYDYIERKKNGNNIFCFSDYEDDNNLTSYNVLQKIHNNIKINRKHGRSKSMPNINDKFLYFFSKNNRNDKVESDSTIDNMNKKKSIEKKKTKKNVKRKINFVRYKSSGGMYYYTQYDNNNNDNNNNNNNNNNNNNNNNNNKNEDILRSDDNNDNSSSSDSLCLDNVFSMYLFNNYVDRSKTPIVRFYFDKLFYKYLCLSSVMHIDHINNKCDSNKYYDNIGHTNSLNNNNNNNINFSENYNLWNLNYPPNHPFNKNNNFLDESNLSKIGYISHYEVKHNFIKYKKKDDEDFTNFYSEKILYNTENGCQDILYKNSYIDDNSISPNDIKNKKSFNNNYLYDDSHVINHSDINHSYYKSGNPFYSLYMKGDASQDVNNKINTFKNNDNINGNQINVYNMSVNNNIDTHQSTCKNNTVYIEKDIKCVNNLFNNKKEKHFNYYPYGDRIFNIIIDEYVISMESDLLCCYIGNKYNNILIRSKSNPNGKSEYNIDENIYSTYATHIIENNNRNNEEGSNNDINTSNVNIENNNIGDSHQDNHSRNTTSTNITKDQQTILHLNSRDLSMKKKYQHKKFINMFSKDFYSKGLFQYLNADFILNDDKIKYIIPFFSNHNKINIFKKNIDSNDMYLYNYLMFYFYLNKDKILNKWKCSKNLYEEFLIKEKHKYYKFIKGKKYTSSIKSRDDQGVKIISI; translated from the exons ATGAGTAAAAAAAAACGAGCGAATCAACaaaagaggaaaaaaaaaacagagaaaaagaaaaat AATTACAACAATGTAGAATCCGAAAGAGGAGGAATTACCTATTCATtg ATAAATGATTATCATGACACgaactttaaaaaaaatttttatataaaaagcaTAAGAACAGATGGTAACTGCTTATTTAGGGCTGTGTCAGATCAATTATATAATCATGAAGAGAATTACAAAgagataagaaaaaaagtg gTGGAACATTTATTGAAAAATGAAGAACTGTATAAGAATTTTATTGAGTATGATGAAAGTTATAAATCGTATATAGAAAg AATAAGTTTAGATGGGACGTGGGGAGGACAATTAGAACTTCAAGCCGTAGGAGAAATTTacaaa gttaatattttaatatatcaagaGAATGGTTGTATACTTGAAATTAAAAATCACAGcgatgataataaatgtatacaaTTACATTATGCTTCTagt GAACATTATAACAGCGTGAGGTTTAAAAATAGGGCCCTAGATAACGAATTAAAATCGATACTAGACCTAAGagaaata ctaaataataaagaagataaTGATTCCACCAAAACCTTTTACGAAACTACAGAAAACGAACTGACGGATGAAAATGAAAGTGCTCAAtctaataacataaaatttattaataaaaaatgtgatGAGAATCATAgggaatattattataacaagtTGTTAAAGGAAGAAGATAATTGCTATGATTATAttgaaaggaaaaaaaatggaaataatattttttgttttagtgattatgaagatgataataatttaacaTCTTATAATGTTCTACAGAAAATTCAtaacaatattaaaattaatcgGAAGCATGGTCGAAGTAAAAGTATGccaaatattaatgataagtttttatattttttttcgaaGAATAATCGAAATGATAAGGTAGAAAGCGATAGCACGATAGATAACatgaataaaaagaaaagtatagaaaaaaagaagactaaaaaaaatgtaaaaaggaaaattaatTTTGTTCGATATAAGTCATCAGGAggaatgtattattatacacaatatgacaataataataatgataataataataataataataataataataataataataataataataataataacaaaaatgagGATATCTTAAgaagtgatgataataatgataattctAGTAGTAGTGACAGCTTATGTCTGGATAACGTTTTTTCTATgtatctttttaataattatgtagATAGAAGTAAAACACCAATCGTCagattttattttgataagttattttataaatatttgtgtTTATCAAGTGTTATGCATATAgatcatattaataataaatgtgatagtaataaatattatgataatataggCCATACTAATAgtcttaataataataataataataatattaattttagtGAGAATTACAATTTATGGAATTTGAACTACCCTCCAAATCATCcatttaacaaaaataataatttcttaGATGAAAGTAATTTATCCAAAATAGGTTATATATCACATTATGAAGTGaaacataattttattaaatataagaaaaaggatgatgaagattttacaaatttttatagtgaaaaaattttatataacactGAAAATGGTTGccaagatatattatataagaacTCATATATTGATGATAATTCTATAAGTcctaatgatataaaaaataaaaaaagttttaataacaattatttatatgatgatTCACATGTTATAAATCATTCAGATATTAATCATAGTTATTATAAAAGCGGGAACccattttattctttatatatgaaagGAGATGCCTCACAAGATGtgaacaataaaataaatacattcaaaaataatgataatataaatggtaATCAAAttaatgtttataatatgagtgtcaataataatattgacaCTCACCAGAGCACTTGTAAAAACAACACTGtttatatagaaaaagaCATAAAATGTGTAaacaatttatttaataataaaaaggagaaacattttaattattatccATACGGTGACAggatttttaatattattattgatgAATATGTTATAAGCATGGAAAGCGATTTGTTATGTTGTTATATaggtaataaatataacaatatattgaTAAGATCAAAAAGTAATCCAAACGGAAAGAGTGAATATAACATTGATGAGAATATATATTCGACATATGCTACACAtattattgaaaataataataggaaCAATGAAGAGGGATCAAACaatgatataaatacttcaaatgtaaatatcgaaaataataatattggtGATTCTCATCAAGATAATCATAGTAGAAATACAACAAGtacaaatataacaaaagatCAACAAACAATTTTACATTTAAATTCAAGAGATTTAtctatgaaaaaaaaatatcaacataaaaaatttattaatatgttttcTAAAGATTTTTATTCAAAAGGATTATTCCAATATTTAAATGctgattttattttgaatgatgataaaataaaatacattataccatttttttcaaatcataacaaaattaatatatttaaaaaaaacattgaTAGTAAtgatatgtatttatataattatctaatgttctatttttatttaaataaagacaaaatattaaataaatggaAGTGctcaaaaaatttatatgaagaattcctaataaaagaaaaacataaatattataaatttattaagggaaaaaaatatacatccTCTATTAAAAGTAGGGATGACCAAGGAGTTaaaattatatctatatga
- a CDS encoding OTU-like cysteine protease: MSKKKRANQQKRKKKTEKKKNVKLQNEKNYNNVESERGGITYSLINDYHDTNFKKNFYIKSIRTDGNCLFRAVSDQLYNHEENYKEIRKKVVEHLLKNEELYKNFIEYDESYKSYIERISLDGTWGGQLELQAVGEIYKVNILIYQENGCILEIKNHSDDNKCIQLHYASSEHYNSVRFKNRALDNELKSILDLREILNNKEDNDSTKTFYETTENELTDENESAQSNNIKFINKKCDENHREYYYNKLLKEEDNCYDYIERKKNGNNIFCFSDYEDDNNLTSYNVLQKIHNNIKINRKHGRSKSMPNINDKFLYFFSKNNRNDKVESDSTIDNMNKKKSIEKKKTKKNVKRKINFVRYKSSGGMYYYTQYDNNNNDNNNNNNNNNNNNNNNNNNKNEDILRSDDNNDNSSSSDSLCLDNVFSMYLFNNYVDRSKTPIVRFYFDKLFYKYLCLSSVMHIDHINNKCDSNKYYDNIGHTNSLNNNNNNNINFSENYNLWNLNYPPNHPFNKNNNFLDESNLSKIGYISHYEVKHNFIKYKKKDDEDFTNFYSEKILYNTENGCQDILYKNSYIDDNSISPNDIKNKKSFNNNYLYDDSHVINHSDINHSYYKSGNPFYSLYMKGDASQDVNNKINTFKNNDNINGNQINVYNMSVNNNIDTHQSTCKNNTVYIEKDIKCVNNLFNNKKEKHFNYYPYGDRIFNIIIDEYVISMESDLLCCYIGNKYNNILIRSKSNPNGKSEYNIDENIYSTYATHIIENNNRNNEEGSNNDINTSNVNIENNNIGDSHQDNHSRNTTSTNITKDQQTILHLNSRDLSMKKKYQHKKFINMFSKDFYSKGLFQYLNADFILNDDKIKYIIPFFSNHNKINIFKKNIDSNDMYLYNYLMFYFYLNKDKILNKWKCSKNLYEEFLIKEKHKYYKFIKGKKYTSSIKSRDDQGVKIISI, from the exons ATGAGTAAAAAAAAACGAGCGAATCAACaaaagaggaaaaaaaaaacagagaaaaagaaaaatgtaaagTTACAGAatgaaaaa AATTACAACAATGTAGAATCCGAAAGAGGAGGAATTACCTATTCATtg ATAAATGATTATCATGACACgaactttaaaaaaaatttttatataaaaagcaTAAGAACAGATGGTAACTGCTTATTTAGGGCTGTGTCAGATCAATTATATAATCATGAAGAGAATTACAAAgagataagaaaaaaagtg gTGGAACATTTATTGAAAAATGAAGAACTGTATAAGAATTTTATTGAGTATGATGAAAGTTATAAATCGTATATAGAAAg AATAAGTTTAGATGGGACGTGGGGAGGACAATTAGAACTTCAAGCCGTAGGAGAAATTTacaaa gttaatattttaatatatcaagaGAATGGTTGTATACTTGAAATTAAAAATCACAGcgatgataataaatgtatacaaTTACATTATGCTTCTagt GAACATTATAACAGCGTGAGGTTTAAAAATAGGGCCCTAGATAACGAATTAAAATCGATACTAGACCTAAGagaaata ctaaataataaagaagataaTGATTCCACCAAAACCTTTTACGAAACTACAGAAAACGAACTGACGGATGAAAATGAAAGTGCTCAAtctaataacataaaatttattaataaaaaatgtgatGAGAATCATAgggaatattattataacaagtTGTTAAAGGAAGAAGATAATTGCTATGATTATAttgaaaggaaaaaaaatggaaataatattttttgttttagtgattatgaagatgataataatttaacaTCTTATAATGTTCTACAGAAAATTCAtaacaatattaaaattaatcgGAAGCATGGTCGAAGTAAAAGTATGccaaatattaatgataagtttttatattttttttcgaaGAATAATCGAAATGATAAGGTAGAAAGCGATAGCACGATAGATAACatgaataaaaagaaaagtatagaaaaaaagaagactaaaaaaaatgtaaaaaggaaaattaatTTTGTTCGATATAAGTCATCAGGAggaatgtattattatacacaatatgacaataataataatgataataataataataataataataataataataataataataataataataataacaaaaatgagGATATCTTAAgaagtgatgataataatgataattctAGTAGTAGTGACAGCTTATGTCTGGATAACGTTTTTTCTATgtatctttttaataattatgtagATAGAAGTAAAACACCAATCGTCagattttattttgataagttattttataaatatttgtgtTTATCAAGTGTTATGCATATAgatcatattaataataaatgtgatagtaataaatattatgataatataggCCATACTAATAgtcttaataataataataataataatattaattttagtGAGAATTACAATTTATGGAATTTGAACTACCCTCCAAATCATCcatttaacaaaaataataatttcttaGATGAAAGTAATTTATCCAAAATAGGTTATATATCACATTATGAAGTGaaacataattttattaaatataagaaaaaggatgatgaagattttacaaatttttatagtgaaaaaattttatataacactGAAAATGGTTGccaagatatattatataagaacTCATATATTGATGATAATTCTATAAGTcctaatgatataaaaaataaaaaaagttttaataacaattatttatatgatgatTCACATGTTATAAATCATTCAGATATTAATCATAGTTATTATAAAAGCGGGAACccattttattctttatatatgaaagGAGATGCCTCACAAGATGtgaacaataaaataaatacattcaaaaataatgataatataaatggtaATCAAAttaatgtttataatatgagtgtcaataataatattgacaCTCACCAGAGCACTTGTAAAAACAACACTGtttatatagaaaaagaCATAAAATGTGTAaacaatttatttaataataaaaaggagaaacattttaattattatccATACGGTGACAggatttttaatattattattgatgAATATGTTATAAGCATGGAAAGCGATTTGTTATGTTGTTATATaggtaataaatataacaatatattgaTAAGATCAAAAAGTAATCCAAACGGAAAGAGTGAATATAACATTGATGAGAATATATATTCGACATATGCTACACAtattattgaaaataataataggaaCAATGAAGAGGGATCAAACaatgatataaatacttcaaatgtaaatatcgaaaataataatattggtGATTCTCATCAAGATAATCATAGTAGAAATACAACAAGtacaaatataacaaaagatCAACAAACAATTTTACATTTAAATTCAAGAGATTTAtctatgaaaaaaaaatatcaacataaaaaatttattaatatgttttcTAAAGATTTTTATTCAAAAGGATTATTCCAATATTTAAATGctgattttattttgaatgatgataaaataaaatacattataccatttttttcaaatcataacaaaattaatatatttaaaaaaaacattgaTAGTAAtgatatgtatttatataattatctaatgttctatttttatttaaataaagacaaaatattaaataaatggaAGTGctcaaaaaatttatatgaagaattcctaataaaagaaaaacataaatattataaatttattaagggaaaaaaatatacatccTCTATTAAAAGTAGGGATGACCAAGGAGTTaaaattatatctatatga